In Nitrosospira briensis C-128, a genomic segment contains:
- the metK gene encoding methionine adenosyltransferase has product MSEYLFTSESVSEGHPDKVADQISDSILDAILTQDPSARVACETLCSTGLIVMSGEITTTANVDYMQVARAAVKRIGYDSSDIGFDYRTCAVLTAFNKQSPDIAQGVNRTKEEEMDQGAGDQGLMFGYACDETPQLMPMPIYYAHRLMERQAELRKDGRLPWLRPDAKSQVSVRYVNGIPQRIETVVISTQHHPDIPHAQLSEAIIEEVIKPVLPKKMLNGESRYLINPTGRFVVGGPMGDCGLTGRKIIVDTYGGTAHHGGGAFSGKDPSKVDRSAAYAGRYVAKNIVAAGIASRCEVQIAYAIGVARPVSLMVETFGTGKIPDAKIIKLIERHFDLRPRAIIHTLDLLRPIYEKTAAYGHFGRDEPEFTWEAIDKAALLRDEAGIKTAVEA; this is encoded by the coding sequence ATGAGTGAATATCTTTTTACTTCCGAATCCGTATCCGAAGGTCATCCAGACAAGGTAGCTGATCAGATTTCCGATTCAATCCTGGATGCTATCCTCACCCAGGATCCCAGTGCACGGGTAGCCTGCGAGACGCTGTGCAGTACAGGCCTGATCGTGATGTCGGGTGAAATTACCACCACAGCCAACGTCGACTATATGCAAGTTGCGCGTGCGGCGGTCAAGCGTATTGGTTACGACAGTTCCGATATCGGTTTCGATTATCGTACCTGTGCTGTGCTTACCGCGTTCAACAAACAGTCTCCTGACATTGCGCAAGGAGTCAACCGCACTAAAGAAGAGGAAATGGATCAGGGCGCGGGCGACCAGGGACTCATGTTCGGCTATGCCTGCGACGAGACGCCGCAATTGATGCCGATGCCGATTTACTATGCCCATCGCTTGATGGAGCGGCAAGCGGAACTGAGAAAAGATGGGCGCCTGCCGTGGTTGCGTCCCGATGCGAAGTCGCAAGTATCGGTGCGCTATGTGAACGGCATACCGCAGCGGATCGAAACCGTGGTGATATCTACCCAGCATCATCCGGATATTCCTCACGCGCAACTGAGTGAAGCGATAATCGAAGAAGTCATCAAGCCGGTGCTTCCGAAAAAAATGCTGAATGGCGAGAGTCGCTACCTCATCAATCCCACCGGACGTTTCGTGGTAGGGGGCCCGATGGGCGATTGCGGCTTGACGGGCCGCAAGATCATAGTGGACACCTATGGCGGTACGGCGCATCACGGTGGTGGCGCATTCTCGGGTAAGGATCCTTCCAAGGTCGACCGTTCTGCAGCCTATGCAGGGCGTTACGTGGCCAAGAACATCGTTGCCGCCGGTATCGCCAGCAGATGTGAAGTTCAGATAGCCTACGCCATTGGCGTCGCGCGTCCTGTCTCACTGATGGTGGAAACTTTCGGAACAGGAAAAATTCCCGACGCGAAAATCATCAAGCTGATCGAGCGTCATTTTGATTTGCGACCCCGTGCTATTATTCATACGCTTGACCTGCTGCGTCCGATATACGAGAAAACCGCCGCCTATGGCCATTTTGGTCGTGACGAGCCGGAATTCACCTGGGAAGCCATAGATAAAGCCGCATTGCTGCGCGACGAAGCAGGAATCAAAACCGCGGTAGAAGCTTAA